One genomic region from Prochlorococcus marinus CUG1433 encodes:
- a CDS encoding glutathione peroxidase, translated as MQVDVQNTTVLSADGSSIKLGEYSGEVILVVNVASYCGNTAQYEDLQKLHDLYSRKGLRILAFPCNDFGKQEPDSLSEIKEFCSTKYGVKFEIYEKVHAKGNTTEPYTTLNKVEPEGDVEWNFEKFLIGKDSKVIARFKPGVKPFDENLIAAIEVALDS; from the coding sequence ATGCAAGTAGACGTTCAAAATACTACCGTTCTTTCAGCAGATGGGTCATCTATAAAACTTGGTGAATACTCAGGGGAAGTAATTTTAGTGGTTAACGTAGCTAGTTATTGCGGGAATACTGCTCAGTATGAGGATCTTCAAAAGCTACATGATTTATATTCAAGAAAAGGCCTAAGAATACTTGCATTTCCATGTAATGATTTTGGAAAACAAGAACCAGACTCTCTTTCAGAAATAAAAGAATTTTGTTCCACAAAATATGGAGTTAAGTTTGAAATTTATGAAAAAGTTCACGCTAAAGGTAATACAACAGAGCCTTACACAACTCTTAACAAAGTTGAACCTGAAGGAGACGTTGAATGGAATTTTGAGAAATTTCTAATAGGAAAAGATAGTAAAGTAATTGCAAGATTTAAACCAGGTGTTAAACCATTTGACGAAAACTTGATAGCAGCTATTGAAGTAGCATTAGATTCATAA
- a CDS encoding lectin subunit alpha → MDPLDPLTEIIYSGQGFSPAIALERIVWAMIGVFFLGAISRSITNSMRRQNWIGEKSLFSYSKDKKIKDDSSKQLSGDDD, encoded by the coding sequence TTGGACCCTTTAGACCCACTCACTGAAATTATTTATTCCGGTCAAGGTTTTTCACCTGCAATTGCTTTAGAAAGAATTGTTTGGGCAATGATTGGAGTCTTTTTTTTAGGAGCAATTTCAAGATCAATTACTAATAGTATGCGAAGACAAAATTGGATTGGTGAAAAATCTTTATTCAGTTATTCTAAAGATAAGAAAATTAAAGATGATTCATCTAAGCAACTTTCTGGTGATGATGACTAA